Proteins encoded by one window of Xylella fastidiosa:
- a CDS encoding SgcJ/EcaC family oxidoreductase → MYRILLSLSLSFFAFPVFAGNVKCYKGNAPLVSNVEEREVAQLFDRWNAALTTGNPNNVAELYTPDAVLLPTMSNQVRSTPAEILDYFKYFLEFKPHGYINYRKVNLLDKNNALDAGVYTFVLTNKDGSKRNVQARYSFAYTKSDGKWLIVNHHSSAMPEGKCP, encoded by the coding sequence GTGTATCGTATCTTGCTCTCTCTATCACTTTCATTCTTTGCCTTTCCGGTTTTTGCAGGCAACGTAAAGTGCTACAAAGGAAATGCGCCATTGGTTTCCAACGTTGAGGAACGTGAGGTTGCTCAACTGTTTGATCGTTGGAATGCTGCCTTAACCACAGGAAATCCAAATAATGTTGCTGAGTTGTACACACCAGATGCTGTGCTGTTGCCAACCATGTCTAACCAGGTCCGTAGCACTCCAGCTGAAATTCTTGACTACTTTAAGTACTTTTTAGAATTTAAACCTCACGGATACATTAACTACCGTAAAGTGAATCTTCTGGACAAGAACAATGCATTGGATGCTGGTGTCTATACCTTCGTTTTGACCAACAAGGATGGCAGCAAACGTAACGTGCAGGCACGCTACAGCTTCGCTTACACTAAGAGTGATGGAAAGTGGCTGATCGTTAATCACCATAGCTCAGCGATGCCAGAGGGTAAATGCCCCTAA
- a CDS encoding HU family DNA-binding protein, whose translation MAKIAKNVKAAPKKAVKKQTAKPATIKPIKETLSKSALVAHLAESSALAAKDVRTLLGALENTIHASLHKKGVGSFTLPGLLKISTVNVPAKPKRKGINPFTKEEQWFAAKPASVKIKTRPLKKLKDATL comes from the coding sequence ATGGCAAAAATCGCCAAGAACGTGAAGGCTGCTCCGAAGAAGGCAGTGAAAAAACAAACCGCTAAGCCGGCCACCATCAAACCGATCAAAGAAACACTGAGTAAATCTGCTTTGGTAGCTCACTTGGCTGAATCCAGTGCATTGGCAGCCAAGGATGTACGCACTTTACTGGGTGCTCTGGAGAATACCATTCATGCCTCACTGCATAAGAAGGGAGTTGGTAGTTTCACCCTACCAGGTTTGTTGAAGATCAGTACGGTCAATGTGCCTGCCAAGCCAAAACGCAAGGGAATCAATCCTTTTACCAAAGAAGAGCAATGGTTTGCTGCCAAGCCAGCTTCGGTAAAGATCAAGACCCGCCCGTTAAAAAAGCTTAAAGACGCGACACTTTGA
- a CDS encoding dicarboxylate/amino acid:cation symporter, with protein sequence MTSSAAASHSGLPMHWKMSIGFLGGLLIGLAAHYWVGADVVWVQHATHYLTTPFSKLFLNLIFMLIVPLMFSALVVGVAEMGDISALGRIGWRTLGYTVVLSSVAVLIGLVLVNVLKPGVGVDPQLAQQLLSENAERSRQIVDSTDTQIHGMDMLLSIVPSNVVAAASSNDAILSLMFFTIMFGIGMVLVPQEKVETLKRAIEGVFEVSMVLIGLVIRLAPYAVACFMFNLTSLFGLELLIRLAAYVGVVVLGLSLHMFVTYGLAVWWAGRSPLRFFRETQEATLMAFSTASSNATLPTALRVADDMKLPKKISRFVLTIGATANQNGTALFEGLTVIFLAQFFGVDLSFSQQAMVMAVCILGGIGTAGVPSGSLPVVALICAMVGVDPVGIGLILGVNHFLDMCRTALNVTGDLALTTLVCRGEPQAEGSA encoded by the coding sequence ATGACTTCATCTGCTGCTGCTTCTCATTCCGGCCTGCCAATGCACTGGAAGATGAGCATAGGTTTTCTTGGCGGTTTGCTAATCGGCTTGGCTGCGCACTATTGGGTTGGTGCTGATGTCGTTTGGGTGCAACATGCCACCCATTATCTCACCACACCGTTTTCCAAGTTATTCCTCAATCTGATCTTCATGCTGATTGTGCCCTTGATGTTCTCGGCACTCGTGGTCGGCGTGGCCGAAATGGGGGACATCAGCGCACTCGGTCGCATCGGTTGGCGTACCCTGGGTTATACCGTTGTGCTCTCATCCGTGGCTGTGTTAATCGGATTGGTGCTTGTCAACGTACTCAAACCAGGTGTGGGTGTCGATCCGCAGTTGGCGCAGCAGCTGCTTAGTGAAAATGCGGAGCGTAGCCGCCAGATCGTCGATTCCACAGATACCCAAATCCACGGCATGGATATGCTGTTATCAATCGTACCGAGCAACGTAGTCGCAGCGGCTTCCAGCAACGATGCCATTTTATCGCTGATGTTCTTCACGATCATGTTTGGCATTGGTATGGTTCTGGTGCCGCAGGAGAAGGTAGAGACACTGAAGCGTGCTATTGAGGGTGTATTTGAAGTTTCGATGGTCTTGATTGGACTGGTGATCCGTCTTGCACCCTATGCAGTAGCCTGCTTTATGTTCAACTTGACGTCGTTATTCGGCCTAGAGTTGTTGATACGGTTGGCGGCTTATGTCGGTGTTGTGGTCCTGGGGTTGTCGCTGCATATGTTTGTTACCTATGGTTTAGCAGTATGGTGGGCGGGGCGTTCACCGCTGCGTTTTTTCCGCGAAACTCAAGAAGCAACCTTGATGGCGTTCTCTACAGCCTCTAGCAATGCCACTTTGCCAACCGCGCTGCGTGTTGCTGACGATATGAAGCTACCGAAAAAAATTTCGCGTTTCGTACTGACCATTGGTGCAACTGCTAATCAAAATGGCACGGCATTGTTTGAAGGTTTGACCGTCATTTTCCTGGCGCAATTTTTTGGTGTGGACCTCAGTTTTAGTCAGCAAGCGATGGTCATGGCAGTATGCATCCTGGGTGGCATCGGCACCGCTGGTGTACCGTCCGGCTCGCTTCCAGTGGTGGCACTCATCTGTGCCATGGTCGGGGTTGATCCTGTCGGTATTGGGCTGATTTTGGGGGTGAACCACTTCCTGGACATGTGCCGCACTGCATTAAATGTGACTGGCGATCTAGCATTGACTACATTGGTGTGCAGAGGCGAGCCTCAGGCAGAAGGAAGTGCTTAG
- the dcp gene encoding peptidyl-dipeptidase Dcp, whose amino-acid sequence MSRTAILAAAISLSLAGCSSKESSAIPEKTTTTPQMPVTTSNPLLTASSLPFQAPPFDKIKDSDYLPAFEEGMKQHLAEITKIAENPDAPTFENTIEMLEHSGTTLDRVSRIFFGLVHADTNDTRQKIQEEIAPKLAAHQDEIYLNPKLFTRIKSIYDQRDTLSLDPLQKRLVERDYEGFVHAGAQLPEADKTTLRKINVEESTLSTQFHAKLVAATAASAIVVDEKNKLDGLSEGDIAAAAEAAKARKLNDKYVLALQNTTQQPISASLKDRELRALVLQASETRAEKGDANDTRQIVQRLTQLRAQKAKLLGFPNYAAYNLADQMAKTPEAALKLLNDTVPAATAKARKEAAEIQKLIDKQRVNTKANHFELVASDWDFYAEQVRKAKYNLDEEQIKPYFELDNVLQNGVFYAANQLYGITFKERKDIPTYHPDMKVYEVFDHDGGSLALFYTDYFKRDSKSGGAWMDVFVEQNAITGTKPVVYNVCNFTKPAPGQPALLSFKDVTTLFHEFGHALHGMFSKVKYPSLAGTSTSRDFVEFPSQFNEHWASDPKVFSHYAKHYQTGESMPQSLVDSIRKAKTFNQGYATTEYLSAALLDLAWHTLPADAPLEDVDKFEADALKKYKVNLKEVPPRYRTSYFDHIWSGGYSASYYAYFWSEVLSDDAFEWFKQHGGLDRKNGDIFRDKILSRGNSIELGDLYRQFRGQNPSVQPLLDNRGLK is encoded by the coding sequence ATCTCGCGTACCGCCATTTTGGCTGCTGCCATTAGTCTATCGCTTGCTGGTTGTTCTTCCAAAGAATCTTCCGCAATCCCTGAGAAAACTACAACCACACCTCAAATGCCAGTTACTACCAGCAATCCACTGTTAACGGCCAGTTCCTTACCGTTCCAAGCGCCACCGTTCGATAAAATTAAGGACAGCGATTATTTGCCCGCGTTCGAGGAGGGAATGAAGCAACATCTGGCTGAAATCACCAAGATTGCTGAGAATCCCGATGCACCGACCTTCGAAAACACTATCGAAATGCTGGAGCACAGCGGCACAACCTTGGATAGGGTCTCACGAATTTTTTTCGGTCTAGTACATGCTGACACCAATGATACGCGCCAAAAGATTCAGGAAGAAATCGCGCCTAAGCTGGCTGCACACCAGGATGAGATTTATTTGAATCCCAAGCTGTTCACTCGGATCAAGTCAATTTACGATCAGCGTGACACGCTTAGTTTGGACCCATTACAGAAACGTTTGGTCGAACGTGATTATGAAGGATTCGTACATGCCGGCGCTCAGTTGCCTGAAGCAGATAAAACAACTTTACGTAAAATCAACGTAGAAGAGAGTACTCTGTCCACACAGTTTCACGCTAAGCTAGTCGCCGCCACAGCGGCAAGTGCCATTGTGGTTGATGAAAAAAATAAACTTGATGGACTGAGCGAGGGCGACATTGCTGCAGCAGCGGAGGCTGCCAAGGCGCGTAAGCTCAATGACAAGTACGTACTCGCATTACAAAATACCACTCAACAACCTATATCAGCTTCGCTGAAGGATCGTGAATTACGTGCTCTGGTGTTACAAGCTTCAGAAACTAGGGCCGAAAAAGGTGACGCTAACGATACCCGCCAAATCGTGCAGCGCCTAACTCAGTTACGTGCACAAAAAGCCAAGTTACTCGGTTTCCCAAACTATGCCGCTTATAACTTGGCAGATCAGATGGCAAAGACCCCTGAAGCAGCGCTAAAACTACTCAACGATACCGTGCCTGCGGCTACTGCAAAAGCACGTAAAGAGGCTGCCGAAATTCAAAAATTGATTGATAAGCAACGTGTCAATACTAAAGCGAATCACTTTGAGTTGGTTGCCTCTGACTGGGATTTCTATGCGGAGCAGGTGCGCAAAGCCAAGTACAATTTGGATGAAGAGCAAATCAAACCGTATTTTGAGCTCGACAACGTGCTGCAAAACGGTGTTTTCTACGCCGCCAATCAGTTATACGGGATCACTTTTAAGGAGCGCAAAGATATACCAACTTACCATCCGGACATGAAGGTTTACGAGGTGTTTGACCATGACGGCGGCTCGTTGGCACTGTTCTACACTGATTACTTTAAACGTGACAGTAAATCCGGTGGTGCTTGGATGGATGTGTTCGTTGAACAAAATGCGATCACCGGGACCAAACCCGTGGTCTACAACGTTTGCAACTTTACTAAGCCTGCACCTGGCCAGCCGGCACTATTGAGCTTCAAAGACGTGACCACCCTCTTCCACGAGTTTGGCCATGCGTTACACGGGATGTTTTCGAAAGTGAAGTATCCTTCGTTGGCAGGCACCTCAACATCACGCGATTTTGTTGAATTCCCGTCGCAATTCAACGAACACTGGGCCTCTGATCCAAAGGTGTTTTCACATTATGCCAAGCACTACCAAACCGGTGAGTCCATGCCACAGAGTTTGGTGGACAGTATTCGCAAGGCAAAAACTTTCAACCAGGGTTACGCAACTACCGAGTACCTTTCAGCCGCACTTCTAGACTTGGCTTGGCATACCTTGCCAGCCGATGCGCCACTGGAGGATGTGGACAAATTCGAAGCCGATGCACTGAAGAAGTACAAGGTCAATCTGAAAGAAGTGCCGCCACGCTATCGCACTAGCTATTTTGACCATATTTGGAGTGGCGGCTATTCGGCAAGCTATTACGCTTACTTTTGGTCTGAAGTGTTGAGTGATGACGCATTCGAGTGGTTTAAGCAGCACGGTGGTCTAGACCGTAAGAATGGCGATATATTCCGCGACAAAATTCTCTCGCGTGGCAACAGCATTGAGTTGGGCGATTTGTATCGGCAGTTCCGCGGCCAGAATCCGAGTGTGCAACCACTGTTAGATAACCGTGGGTTAAAATAA
- the msrA gene encoding peptide-methionine (S)-S-oxide reductase MsrA has protein sequence MVMTIEALKHLGRVDESRVGRTEPLPLDNRHYVNGHPLCDSFPGLALIQFGLGCFWGAERLFWQLPGVFSTAAGYAGGGVPYPTYREVCSGETGHAEVVLVVYDHTVISFEQLLQTFWESHDPTQGMRQGNDIGTQYRSVIHCTTSEQYAAASASREVYQQQLNTAGYTAITTEILHPAPPFYYAENEHQQYLAKHPNGYCGLGGTGVTCAIRLQV, from the coding sequence ATGGTAATGACAATCGAAGCCCTCAAGCATCTAGGGCGCGTTGATGAATCTCGGGTAGGACGTACTGAACCATTGCCATTGGATAATCGCCATTACGTCAATGGCCATCCACTATGCGATTCCTTCCCGGGTTTGGCGCTGATCCAATTTGGATTAGGTTGTTTTTGGGGTGCAGAACGTCTGTTTTGGCAATTGCCTGGAGTATTCAGTACAGCAGCAGGTTATGCTGGCGGCGGGGTGCCATATCCGACTTATCGTGAAGTCTGTTCTGGGGAGACGGGGCATGCAGAGGTTGTCTTGGTAGTGTATGACCACACTGTTATTTCATTTGAGCAGTTGTTGCAGACATTTTGGGAATCCCATGATCCCACACAAGGGATGCGCCAGGGCAATGATATCGGTACCCAGTACCGTTCTGTGATCCATTGCACTACATCTGAGCAATATGCTGCAGCATCAGCCAGCCGAGAGGTTTACCAGCAACAACTAAATACTGCTGGTTACACTGCAATTACGACAGAGATACTCCATCCGGCACCACCTTTCTACTATGCTGAGAATGAGCACCAACAATATCTTGCAAAACATCCCAACGGCTATTGCGGACTGGGAGGGACTGGAGTGACCTGCGCGATTCGCTTGCAGGTTTGA
- a CDS encoding VirK family protein gives MKRITFFCPLLLSLLPVSSAIALPFPLPLNKQSEIIKALDHGLPVSFSIDLSYCTPEVGTLPSSTRGGSPIEGYRLTNDVLSFAEAKLVVEQTTGKPIQQVMRYSVYKNGNVHFEAYLYDVPTFVQKSKFSYNCSINSGVNFYLN, from the coding sequence ATGAAACGCATTACTTTTTTCTGCCCATTATTGTTATCGTTGTTACCTGTAAGCTCGGCTATCGCACTGCCATTTCCATTACCACTTAATAAGCAATCAGAAATCATTAAAGCGCTTGATCATGGCCTTCCTGTTTCATTTTCGATCGACCTATCCTACTGTACTCCGGAGGTTGGTACGCTTCCTAGTAGCACGCGTGGTGGTTCACCTATCGAAGGATATCGGCTCACCAACGATGTTTTGTCATTCGCCGAAGCTAAGTTAGTTGTTGAACAAACTACTGGCAAACCGATTCAGCAAGTCATGCGATACTCTGTGTATAAGAATGGCAATGTTCACTTTGAAGCGTACCTATATGACGTTCCGACTTTCGTTCAGAAATCTAAATTTTCTTATAATTGCTCAATTAATAGTGGTGTGAATTTCTACTTAAATTGA
- the tkt gene encoding transketolase — MTKPTRRQLANAIRFLAADAVQAAHSGHPGMPMGMADIAEVLWNDFLRHNPNNPNWFNRDRFILSNGHGSMLQYALLHLSGYDLPLDELKQFRQLHSKTAGHPERSETPGIETTTGPLGQGFANAVGFALAEKLLAQRYNRPEHLIVDHRTWVFMGDGCLMEGISHEAAALAGTWNLGKLICFWDDNNISIDGNTAGWFTEDTPARFEAYGWHVIRDIDGHDAEKIATAIQAAVAQENKPSLLCCRTVIGFGSPNKAGKESSHGAPLGAEELEATRKMLDWPYGPFEIPSEIYDGWRANGTGMLRQAEWEQAFDNYARQYPKEAAELTRRSHAELPTDFLSQLDAYIAKVHAVGPCIASRKASQMAIEAFAPLLPELIGGSADLAHSNLTLWKGSQTVVGDAPNANYAYYGVREFGMSAIANGLALHGGFIPFDATFLVFSDYARNAVRMSALIPAHVIHVYTHDSIGLGEDGPTHQPVEHLAALRYIPNNDVWRPCDAVESAVAWKAAITRNNGPSCLVFSRQNLPHQPRHDAQLEQIARGGYILADAASSIPDIILIATGSEVSLAIEAKKTLDAMQLKTRVVSMPSTNVFERQDPTYRESVLPSKVHKRVAIEAGVTGFWWQYVGLHGAVIGLDTFGASAPADVLYKHFNITAEHVVEVAKALCGRAETTLSLPYYHQMPLSG; from the coding sequence ATGACCAAACCCACACGCCGCCAGTTGGCCAACGCAATCCGTTTCCTTGCCGCTGATGCAGTACAAGCTGCTCATTCTGGGCACCCGGGCATGCCGATGGGAATGGCAGATATCGCTGAAGTTCTTTGGAACGATTTCCTACGCCATAACCCTAACAACCCGAACTGGTTTAACCGTGACCGCTTCATTCTTTCCAACGGTCACGGCTCGATGTTGCAATATGCATTGCTGCATTTAAGTGGCTATGACCTGCCGTTAGATGAACTCAAGCAATTCCGTCAGCTGCATAGCAAAACAGCTGGTCATCCTGAGCGTAGCGAGACCCCAGGGATTGAGACGACTACTGGGCCGCTTGGTCAGGGGTTTGCTAACGCAGTGGGTTTTGCCTTGGCCGAGAAACTTCTAGCGCAACGCTACAACCGTCCGGAACATCTCATTGTCGATCACCGCACCTGGGTGTTCATGGGCGACGGCTGTCTCATGGAAGGTATCTCACATGAAGCAGCCGCGCTGGCGGGTACCTGGAACTTAGGCAAATTGATTTGTTTCTGGGATGACAACAATATTTCTATTGATGGCAATACTGCGGGTTGGTTTACCGAAGACACTCCAGCACGATTCGAAGCCTATGGTTGGCATGTAATCCGCGATATTGATGGCCATGATGCGGAAAAAATCGCAACCGCAATCCAAGCCGCCGTTGCTCAAGAGAACAAGCCCTCATTGCTATGCTGCCGTACCGTGATCGGATTTGGCTCACCAAATAAAGCTGGTAAAGAATCTTCGCATGGTGCCCCACTAGGAGCGGAGGAACTGGAGGCCACGCGTAAGATGTTGGATTGGCCATACGGCCCGTTCGAGATTCCGTCCGAGATTTACGATGGTTGGCGTGCTAACGGCACAGGCATGCTACGTCAAGCTGAGTGGGAGCAGGCGTTCGACAACTATGCCCGACAGTATCCTAAGGAAGCAGCTGAATTAACCCGGCGCTCCCACGCTGAGTTACCTACTGATTTTCTCAGCCAATTGGATGCTTACATTGCCAAAGTTCACGCTGTGGGGCCCTGCATTGCTTCCCGTAAAGCATCGCAGATGGCGATTGAAGCATTTGCACCTTTACTTCCCGAGTTAATTGGTGGCTCGGCTGACTTGGCACATTCCAATCTAACGTTGTGGAAAGGGAGCCAAACAGTTGTTGGCGACGCCCCCAACGCCAACTATGCCTATTACGGCGTACGTGAGTTTGGGATGAGTGCCATCGCAAATGGACTTGCATTGCATGGCGGCTTTATCCCCTTCGACGCGACATTTCTAGTATTCAGTGATTACGCCCGCAACGCAGTGCGTATGAGTGCATTGATCCCAGCACATGTGATTCACGTTTACACACATGATTCAATCGGACTTGGCGAAGACGGTCCAACGCATCAGCCTGTTGAACACTTAGCCGCACTGCGCTATATCCCGAACAATGACGTGTGGCGTCCCTGTGACGCAGTTGAATCTGCAGTGGCATGGAAGGCGGCGATCACTCGCAATAACGGCCCGAGCTGTTTGGTGTTCAGCCGCCAAAACTTGCCGCACCAACCGCGCCATGATGCACAACTTGAGCAGATTGCACGCGGTGGCTATATCTTGGCTGACGCGGCGAGCAGCATCCCAGACATCATTTTGATCGCGACCGGCTCGGAAGTCAGCCTAGCGATCGAAGCGAAAAAGACACTTGATGCGATGCAGCTAAAAACACGCGTGGTCTCGATGCCATCGACCAATGTGTTTGAACGTCAGGACCCCACCTACCGTGAGTCGGTCCTCCCATCGAAAGTCCACAAGCGTGTTGCAATAGAAGCTGGCGTCACTGGTTTTTGGTGGCAATACGTAGGGTTACATGGTGCCGTGATTGGCCTGGACACCTTTGGTGCATCAGCCCCAGCGGATGTGTTGTACAAACATTTTAATATCACTGCAGAACACGTGGTCGAAGTCGCAAAGGCACTATGTGGAAGAGCTGAGACAACACTATCTCTTCCGTACTATCACCAAATGCCGCTCTCCGGTTAG